One genomic region from Bacillus sp. 2205SS5-2 encodes:
- a CDS encoding methanogen output domain 1-containing protein, whose product MERNNTLTGTVFLSKLITQYAHIHEKTVGKTANEYIRQIGFRTGEWIEGFYGEKNSTWTVNQYAEVIVDLKNSIGGHFYITSVHPDHVVVKAKACPFGDVVKDAPHLCNMTSSVFGGIASRKFGYSEVFLRKRIAVGDPGCEVAVYFRQTDETEEEIDGDVYENLKHTPDQGNPFRWEEEALLMLNEQLKRSDELVMKLLGELEELRNQVKQENRS is encoded by the coding sequence ATGGAGCGTAATAATACCTTAACAGGAACCGTTTTTTTATCAAAGCTTATAACACAATATGCTCATATTCATGAAAAAACAGTTGGAAAAACGGCGAATGAATATATCCGTCAAATTGGTTTTCGTACTGGAGAGTGGATTGAGGGTTTTTACGGAGAAAAAAATTCAACTTGGACTGTAAATCAATATGCCGAAGTTATTGTAGATTTAAAGAATTCAATTGGTGGTCATTTTTATATTACATCCGTACATCCCGATCATGTTGTTGTAAAAGCAAAGGCTTGCCCATTCGGTGATGTCGTAAAGGATGCTCCTCATTTATGTAATATGACTTCCAGTGTATTTGGCGGGATTGCGTCACGTAAATTTGGCTATTCAGAAGTCTTTCTGCGAAAACGAATAGCAGTTGGTGACCCAGGTTGTGAAGTTGCAGTCTATTTTCGTCAAACAGACGAGACAGAAGAAGAAATAGATGGGGATGTATATGAAAATTTGAAGCATACTCCTGATCAAGGAAACCCTTTTCGGTGGGAAGAAGAAGCGCTTCTTATGTTAAACGAACAATTAAAAAGAAGTGATGAACTGGTGATGAAGCTACTAGGAGAACTAGAGGAATTGCGCAATCAAGTGAAACAAGAAAATCGCTCTTAA
- the proC gene encoding pyrroline-5-carboxylate reductase, whose product MKTVFIGAGSMTEAILTGTLKAGALNNKEVWITNKRNQKRLEFLSKKFNIHSTYDLSLLLKNVQVVLLAVKPKDAYETISSIKPFLSKEVLVISVMAGISTKLLAEMIGLDLPITRAMPNTSAAVGHSTTALTFNSSMNTSLIETTHSLFQSIGFVTCIEEDQLDLVTALTGSGPAYFYYLVEQMEAAAEKLGLDKQTASLLVKETFYGAGKMLKSSPKRAVDLRKDVTSPGGTTEMGIHILETRSVDVALSQCIDAATRQAKTLRLQVQNDLSEKMNNIR is encoded by the coding sequence ATGAAAACGGTTTTTATCGGGGCAGGATCTATGACAGAGGCCATCCTCACAGGTACTTTAAAAGCAGGAGCTCTAAATAATAAAGAGGTTTGGATAACGAATAAACGTAATCAAAAAAGGTTAGAATTTCTTTCCAAAAAATTCAATATTCACTCAACCTATGACCTATCCTTGTTATTGAAAAATGTTCAAGTCGTCCTACTAGCCGTAAAGCCAAAAGATGCTTACGAAACGATTTCTTCCATTAAACCTTTTCTCTCAAAAGAGGTTCTGGTCATTAGTGTTATGGCTGGAATTTCTACAAAGCTTCTTGCAGAAATGATCGGGTTAGATTTACCAATCACGCGTGCAATGCCTAATACCTCTGCAGCGGTAGGTCACTCTACAACTGCGCTCACATTTAATTCATCTATGAATACTTCTTTAATAGAAACGACCCATTCTCTTTTCCAATCAATCGGATTTGTTACGTGCATCGAAGAAGATCAGCTCGATCTAGTCACAGCCCTTACTGGAAGTGGACCCGCTTATTTTTATTATTTGGTTGAACAAATGGAAGCCGCAGCGGAAAAATTAGGACTAGACAAACAAACCGCCTCTCTTCTTGTAAAAGAGACATTTTATGGAGCTGGAAAAATGCTAAAATCATCTCCTAAAAGAGCTGTTGACCTCCGAAAAGATGTTACAAGTCCAGGTGGAACAACCGAAATGGGCATTCACATCCTCGAAACACGTTCTGTAGACGTCGCCCTTTCACAATGTATAGATGCAGCTACACGACAAGCAAAAACACTTCGACTTCAAGTTCAGAACGACTTATCAGAGAAAATGAACAATATTAGATAA
- a CDS encoding ATP-binding protein — protein MELMINTLLLNHLFILVVTIIGLLILDHYITCFSSVRRRRVFIFIVASISIIFCIVFSFQLTSDFQYDLRIIPMILGGLYGGPWVALGLFLVTMSVRAITEGYGILSTLINNGLFLLIAGMLSKKFWQYSSKKRIVVGSLLISLSPMFAYTVANLLWGLYIPIEIILVGMFVCILCMFMIVLIVEFIINHYLLKHKMVYAEKMEMVSSMAASVSHEIRNPLTTTKGFLQLLKETETDSVKLQYVTLSLSELERAEEVINDFLTFAKPTLDQFQTLSLKDEVDELIEVIRPMANMNSVQIVSEIEDFAIRGDKNRFRQALLNLLKNSIEAMPTGGSLSLKTNTTKEEGILVICDSGIGMTAEQIKRLGEPFFTTKNHNGTGLGMMVTYQILEQMSVKMYAQSKLGEGSSFRLVFSLMPKSRL, from the coding sequence ATGGAGCTCATGATCAATACGCTTTTACTCAATCATCTATTTATTCTTGTGGTTACTATAATTGGATTACTTATTTTGGATCACTACATTACCTGTTTTTCTAGCGTTCGAAGGCGAAGAGTTTTTATTTTTATCGTAGCATCCATTTCAATCATTTTCTGTATAGTTTTTTCTTTCCAACTTACATCTGATTTTCAGTATGATCTTCGAATCATTCCGATGATTCTTGGGGGGTTATACGGTGGACCTTGGGTTGCCTTAGGGTTGTTCCTAGTCACGATGTCGGTGAGAGCAATAACAGAAGGATACGGAATTCTTTCCACGTTGATTAATAATGGACTTTTCCTCTTGATTGCAGGGATGCTTTCAAAGAAATTTTGGCAATATTCTAGTAAAAAGCGAATTGTTGTAGGAAGTTTGTTAATCTCTCTGTCCCCTATGTTTGCTTATACAGTGGCCAATTTGTTGTGGGGACTATATATTCCGATAGAAATCATTCTAGTGGGGATGTTTGTTTGTATTCTTTGTATGTTTATGATTGTTTTAATCGTTGAATTTATTATTAATCATTATCTGTTAAAACACAAAATGGTATATGCGGAAAAAATGGAAATGGTCAGTAGCATGGCAGCCAGTGTGAGCCATGAAATCCGAAATCCATTGACGACTACAAAGGGTTTTTTACAACTATTAAAAGAAACAGAGACAGATTCTGTAAAGCTTCAATATGTAACCTTGTCTCTATCAGAATTAGAAAGAGCCGAAGAAGTAATTAATGATTTTCTGACGTTTGCAAAACCAACGTTAGATCAATTTCAAACGTTATCTTTAAAAGATGAGGTCGACGAATTAATAGAAGTAATCCGACCGATGGCTAACATGAATAGCGTTCAAATTGTGTCGGAAATTGAGGATTTTGCAATTCGTGGTGATAAAAACCGTTTTAGGCAGGCGCTTCTTAATCTACTAAAAAACAGTATTGAAGCAATGCCGACAGGGGGAAGTTTAAGTCTGAAAACCAATACCACCAAAGAAGAAGGCATATTAGTGATTTGTGATTCCGGCATTGGCATGACAGCGGAGCAAATTAAAAGATTGGGTGAGCCATTTTTTACGACAAAGAATCATAACGGGACAGGATTGGGAATGATGGTTACATATCAAATACTTGAGCAAATGAGCGTGAAAATGTATGCCCAAAGTAAACTTGGAGAAGGATCTAGCTTTCGTCTAGTTTTTTCATTAATGCCGAAATCCCGTTTATAA
- the rnz gene encoding ribonuclease Z, giving the protein MELLFLGTGAGVPAKLRNVSSVALKLLQERGVVWLFDCGEATQHQILHTRLKPRRIEKIFITHLHGDHIYGLPGLLGSRSFQGGEGKLTVYGPKGLKEFISVALSISKTHLKYPLEVIEIEEEMVFEDEDFLVTAKKLDHAIETYGYRIEEKERKGPLLVDKLKKSGFMPGPYYRELKEGKTVILEDGAILEGKDFLGESQKGRIVSILGDTRPCLAAVELTMDADVLVHEATFADGNEEMAWEYYHSTVSQAIHTASQANARKLILTHISSRYTEVDAQQLESDAKTLFENTVLAQDFLEVEIPFRLVEKE; this is encoded by the coding sequence GTGGAATTACTTTTTTTAGGAACAGGAGCAGGAGTGCCTGCAAAGTTGAGAAATGTCTCTTCTGTCGCATTAAAGCTACTACAAGAAAGAGGAGTCGTATGGCTTTTTGACTGTGGGGAAGCCACTCAACACCAAATTCTCCATACCCGTTTAAAACCTAGACGAATTGAAAAAATATTCATTACTCATTTACATGGAGACCATATATACGGATTACCAGGTCTACTAGGAAGTCGATCCTTTCAAGGAGGCGAGGGTAAGTTAACAGTTTACGGTCCGAAAGGTTTAAAGGAATTTATTTCAGTGGCCTTGTCAATCAGCAAAACCCATTTGAAATATCCACTTGAAGTAATAGAAATTGAAGAGGAAATGGTTTTTGAAGATGAGGATTTTCTCGTTACCGCTAAAAAACTCGATCATGCCATTGAAACATATGGGTATCGAATTGAAGAAAAGGAGCGAAAAGGCCCCTTACTAGTTGATAAATTAAAGAAAAGCGGCTTCATGCCAGGGCCATATTATCGAGAATTGAAAGAAGGGAAAACAGTCATTCTTGAGGATGGGGCTATCTTAGAAGGGAAGGATTTTCTAGGTGAGAGCCAAAAAGGGAGAATTGTGTCTATACTTGGGGATACGAGACCTTGTCTAGCTGCGGTCGAGCTCACAATGGATGCCGATGTGCTCGTTCATGAAGCAACTTTTGCGGATGGGAATGAAGAGATGGCGTGGGAATATTACCATTCTACCGTCTCTCAAGCGATTCATACTGCTAGTCAGGCAAACGCCAGAAAGCTCATCTTAACACATATAAGTTCGCGATACACAGAGGTAGATGCACAACAGCTAGAAAGTGATGCAAAAACACTTTTTGAAAATACTGTCCTCGCTCAGGATTTTCTGGAGGTTGAGATTCCTTTCCGTCTGGTGGAGAAAGAATGA
- the namA gene encoding NADPH dehydrogenase NamA, with product MKTKLFESFQIKQLTIKNRIVMAPMCMYSSHNENGKVENWHKTHYTSRAVGGTGLILQEATAITPQGRISNQDLGIWSDEHIEGLSQLVSLVKEQGSAIGIQLAHAGRKAMIDGEILAPSALPFNEKMKTPKEMTLQDIQQTIHAFKEAALRAKKVGYDVIEIHAAHGYLINEFLSPLTNHRQDFYGGSPEKRYQFLREIIDEISAVWQGPLLVRVSADDYHPEGLVAKDYAQMSLWMKKQGVDLIDVSSGAVVPAEIPVFPGYQVKLSEIIKHGAEISTGAVGLITSGLQAEEILQNDRADLIMIGRELLRDPYWPKQAAQVLGVDIQAPKQYVRSW from the coding sequence ATGAAAACGAAACTTTTTGAATCATTTCAAATTAAACAACTTACGATAAAAAACCGAATAGTCATGGCTCCTATGTGCATGTATTCGTCTCACAATGAAAATGGAAAAGTAGAAAATTGGCATAAAACACATTATACTAGTCGAGCTGTTGGGGGTACAGGTTTAATTCTACAAGAAGCGACAGCTATTACTCCTCAAGGAAGAATTTCAAATCAGGATTTAGGAATTTGGTCAGATGAGCATATCGAGGGATTATCTCAGCTAGTATCTTTAGTCAAAGAACAAGGTAGCGCTATCGGCATACAACTTGCTCATGCAGGCCGAAAAGCTATGATAGACGGGGAAATCTTGGCACCATCAGCACTTCCCTTTAATGAAAAAATGAAGACACCAAAAGAAATGACACTACAGGACATTCAACAAACTATCCATGCTTTTAAAGAGGCGGCGCTCAGAGCAAAAAAGGTGGGATATGATGTCATCGAAATTCATGCAGCACATGGGTATTTAATCAATGAATTTTTATCACCACTAACCAACCATCGCCAAGATTTTTATGGCGGAAGCCCAGAAAAACGCTATCAGTTCTTACGAGAAATTATCGATGAAATCAGCGCAGTTTGGCAAGGGCCTTTATTGGTACGAGTCTCAGCAGATGATTACCATCCTGAAGGTTTAGTTGCAAAAGATTACGCTCAGATGAGTCTTTGGATGAAGAAACAAGGTGTCGATTTAATTGATGTTAGTTCAGGGGCTGTGGTTCCTGCGGAAATTCCTGTCTTCCCTGGGTATCAGGTGAAGCTTTCTGAAATCATTAAGCACGGGGCCGAAATTTCAACAGGAGCAGTGGGGTTAATCACTAGTGGGTTACAAGCAGAAGAAATTCTTCAAAATGACCGGGCCGATCTCATCATGATTGGTCGAGAATTATTGCGAGATCCGTACTGGCCAAAACAGGCGGCTCAAGTTCTCGGTGTAGACATTCAAGCACCTAAACAATATGTACGAAGCTGGTAA